The following proteins are encoded in a genomic region of Natrinema sp. DC36:
- a CDS encoding formate/nitrite transporter family protein: protein MDIESDGPEGASLSYRKILEREMESALKEINRPPKGVFLSGLSAGLNLSFGALLMAMALTFSGGFESKLVQQVTLGGVSSIAFLFVVLGQTELFTAHSTMAILPVLDGRATIGELCRVWSVTFVANLVGCALFAGLITLVGPPLGIINADAFGTLASALLPYSWWVIFLSGMIAGWLMGLVTWLSAASRDTVSRILFVIIITAVIGSGPFHHSILGTTEVLSAIFLGQDVTLGDYSHFLLWTTSGNIVGGAVFVGLLNYGHVALAGEKQDVEFEATEE from the coding sequence ATGGACATAGAGTCTGATGGGCCGGAGGGCGCTTCACTCTCGTATAGAAAGATCCTTGAACGGGAGATGGAAAGTGCACTCAAGGAGATCAATCGCCCTCCCAAAGGCGTGTTTCTCTCCGGCTTGTCGGCAGGGCTCAACCTGAGCTTCGGTGCCTTACTCATGGCGATGGCACTGACCTTTTCCGGGGGATTCGAATCGAAATTGGTACAGCAAGTCACGTTAGGCGGTGTGTCTTCGATCGCGTTCTTATTCGTCGTCCTCGGGCAAACGGAACTGTTCACCGCCCATTCAACGATGGCCATTCTACCGGTACTCGATGGCCGAGCGACAATCGGCGAACTATGTCGCGTCTGGAGCGTCACATTCGTCGCAAATCTCGTCGGCTGCGCGCTATTTGCTGGTCTAATCACTCTCGTTGGCCCACCATTGGGAATCATCAACGCAGACGCCTTCGGAACATTAGCGTCTGCATTGCTCCCATACTCGTGGTGGGTAATCTTCCTGAGTGGGATGATTGCTGGCTGGCTAATGGGGTTAGTGACGTGGCTGTCTGCGGCTAGCCGGGACACGGTCAGTCGAATTCTCTTCGTAATTATCATCACAGCGGTCATCGGCTCCGGACCCTTCCATCACAGCATTCTCGGAACGACGGAAGTCCTCTCCGCGATATTCCTAGGACAGGATGTCACTCTCGGTGACTACAGCCACTTTCTCCTCTGGACGACGTCCGGCAACATCGTAGGCGGAGCCGTCTTTGTCGGGCTACTCAACTATGGACATGTAGCGCTAGCCGGTGAGAAACAGGATGTTGAATTCGAAGCAACAGAAGAGTGA
- a CDS encoding PadR family transcriptional regulator, producing MELAEKPENNQQIHFLPRVSRNIPARADASIPSHLTRNGRRAWVELTAFQRDCLEAVARRERDDRPCDELGIMCTLGYTYPTVTRTRLEPNLRVLVGRGLLDDRDGSDGATAYRLTDAGRALLLLQRAERVADSCVIGAARTGADAATVRGDGTGDG from the coding sequence ATGGAGTTAGCTGAGAAGCCCGAGAATAACCAACAAATCCATTTCTTACCGCGAGTTTCACGAAACATTCCCGCTCGAGCAGACGCATCGATCCCGAGTCACCTCACGCGGAACGGCCGACGCGCCTGGGTCGAACTCACCGCCTTCCAGCGCGACTGTCTCGAGGCCGTCGCTCGCCGCGAGCGCGACGACCGGCCGTGCGACGAACTGGGGATCATGTGCACGCTCGGGTACACGTATCCCACCGTCACCCGCACCAGACTCGAGCCGAACCTACGAGTCCTCGTCGGGCGCGGCCTCCTCGACGACCGCGACGGCTCCGACGGGGCGACCGCGTACCGACTCACGGACGCCGGGCGCGCGCTCCTCCTCCTCCAGCGCGCCGAACGCGTCGCCGATAGCTGCGTGATCGGCGCGGCCCGCACCGGCGCGGACGCGGCGACCGTTCGCGGGGACGGGACCGGAGACGGATAA
- a CDS encoding acetolactate synthase large subunit produces MQTAADLLVRCLESEGVERVFGVPGEEIEDLLFSLRDSSIRFVPTRHEQGAAFMADVHGRLTGEAGVCCSTLGPGATNLMTGVADAQLDKSPVVAITGQGGRERLHKESHQALDVVDVFEPIVAWNTQIAEPEIAPESVRKAFKLAEYEKPGATHLEFPEDVAASPVDGEPIETRDPVRRPDPDDESAARAARLIAEAERPILLAGNGAVRTRASEHIRAIVDRIGIPVVETYMGKGAISDREPASLMTIDSGPGSEAARAIERADCVVAVGYDIAEHDPQGWNPDLEKTIVHVDYEPAEVYRHYNPDVEIVADVGAALEAIDGQLEDGACSLWCGDLHDRLLEAVTEPPAEDDPVTVRNALPLLREAMADSDVLVSDVGSHKMAIAQSFPTYEPNTCVISNGLASMGIAVPGALAADLAVEGNVVAGTGDGGFLMNAAELETASRLDCSFTTVVFNDDDYGLISEKQEDHRGEHTGTELTNPDLVKFAESFGLEAYRPEGWDEIESAFAEAVPSDELSLIEVRLE; encoded by the coding sequence ATGCAAACCGCAGCCGACCTGCTCGTTCGCTGTCTCGAGTCCGAGGGCGTCGAGCGCGTCTTCGGCGTCCCGGGCGAGGAAATCGAGGACCTACTGTTCTCGCTGCGCGACTCGTCGATCCGGTTCGTTCCGACGCGTCACGAACAGGGCGCGGCGTTCATGGCCGACGTTCACGGCCGGCTGACCGGCGAGGCGGGCGTCTGCTGCTCGACGCTCGGCCCCGGCGCGACGAACCTCATGACCGGCGTCGCCGACGCTCAGTTGGACAAGAGCCCGGTCGTCGCGATCACCGGCCAGGGCGGCCGCGAGCGACTCCACAAGGAGAGCCATCAGGCGCTGGACGTGGTCGACGTCTTCGAGCCGATCGTCGCGTGGAACACCCAGATCGCCGAGCCCGAGATCGCACCGGAGTCGGTTCGCAAGGCGTTCAAACTCGCCGAGTACGAGAAGCCGGGCGCGACCCACCTCGAGTTCCCCGAGGACGTCGCCGCGTCCCCGGTGGACGGCGAGCCGATCGAAACGCGCGATCCGGTTCGGCGACCGGACCCGGACGACGAGTCGGCCGCGCGGGCGGCGCGGCTGATCGCCGAGGCCGAACGACCGATCCTGCTGGCGGGCAACGGCGCGGTTCGAACCCGCGCGTCGGAGCACATCCGCGCCATCGTCGACCGCATCGGAATTCCGGTCGTCGAGACGTACATGGGGAAGGGGGCGATCTCCGACCGCGAGCCGGCATCGCTGATGACGATCGATTCGGGACCCGGGAGCGAGGCCGCGCGGGCGATCGAGCGCGCGGACTGCGTCGTCGCGGTCGGCTACGACATCGCCGAGCACGACCCCCAGGGCTGGAATCCGGACCTCGAGAAGACCATCGTCCACGTCGACTACGAGCCCGCGGAGGTCTACCGCCACTACAACCCGGACGTGGAGATCGTCGCCGACGTGGGCGCGGCGCTCGAGGCGATCGACGGGCAACTCGAAGACGGGGCCTGTTCGCTGTGGTGTGGCGATCTGCACGATCGGTTGCTCGAGGCGGTGACGGAGCCGCCGGCCGAAGACGATCCGGTGACGGTGCGGAACGCCTTGCCCCTCCTGCGCGAGGCGATGGCCGACTCGGACGTGCTCGTCTCGGACGTGGGCAGCCACAAGATGGCGATCGCGCAGTCGTTCCCGACCTACGAGCCCAACACCTGCGTGATCTCGAACGGGCTGGCCAGCATGGGGATCGCCGTCCCGGGCGCGCTCGCGGCGGATCTGGCGGTCGAGGGGAACGTGGTCGCGGGCACCGGCGACGGCGGCTTCCTGATGAACGCGGCGGAGCTCGAGACGGCGAGTCGGCTGGACTGTAGCTTTACCACCGTCGTGTTCAACGACGACGATTACGGGCTGATCTCCGAGAAGCAGGAGGATCACCGGGGCGAGCACACCGGCACCGAGCTGACCAACCCCGACCTGGTGAAGTTCGCCGAGAGCTTCGGGCTCGAGGCCTACCGGCCCGAGGGATGGGACGAGATCGAGTCGGCGTTCGCGGAGGCCGTGCCGTCCGACGAGTTGTCGTTGATCGAGGTTCGGCTCGAGTGA
- a CDS encoding RICIN domain-containing protein produces MACQRQPDTALGRTGPGNGEYEVINVNSGKLLEVADASTADGANVQQWSANGHPTQRWILSSV; encoded by the coding sequence GTGGCCTGTCAACGGCAACCCGACACAGCACTGGGACGTACGGGACCGGGCAACGGCGAGTACGAGGTCATCAACGTCAACAGCGGCAAGCTCCTCGAAGTGGCTGACGCTTCGACGGCGGACGGCGCGAACGTCCAGCAGTGGTCCGCCAACGGCCATCCCACGCAGCGTTGGATCCTCTCGAGCGTCTAA
- a CDS encoding PPOX class F420-dependent oxidoreductase, which yields MAPIPEEFHDLFETETFAHVATLTDEGLPHVTPVWIDYDADDNRLLVNTERHRQKARNVEHNSAVGVSMTDPDDPYRFLSVIGEVDEITTDGAREHIDELARRYTDNDEYQTPIESERIILRIRPDRVL from the coding sequence ATGGCACCGATACCCGAGGAGTTCCACGACCTGTTCGAGACGGAAACGTTCGCCCACGTCGCGACGCTGACCGACGAGGGACTCCCCCACGTCACGCCGGTCTGGATCGACTACGACGCGGACGACAACCGGTTGCTGGTCAACACCGAACGCCACCGCCAGAAGGCGCGGAACGTGGAACACAACTCCGCGGTCGGCGTCAGCATGACCGACCCCGACGACCCCTACCGGTTCCTCTCGGTGATCGGCGAGGTCGACGAGATCACGACGGATGGGGCTCGAGAACACATCGACGAACTCGCACGGCGGTACACGGACAACGACGAGTATCAGACGCCGATCGAATCGGAGCGTATCATCCTGCGAATTCGACCGGACCGCGTCCTCTGA
- a CDS encoding PadR family transcriptional regulator — protein sequence MDQLTGFQRDLLYVIAGKDRPSGQEILDDINNYIDQPVTHGRLYPNLDTLVEKELVEKGELDRRTNYYALTPKGRRALQRRQEWVDQYVDV from the coding sequence ATGGACCAGCTAACTGGCTTCCAGCGCGACCTGTTGTACGTGATCGCAGGGAAAGACCGGCCGTCCGGGCAGGAGATTCTCGACGACATCAATAACTACATCGACCAACCCGTCACACACGGTCGACTGTATCCGAACCTCGACACGCTCGTCGAGAAGGAACTCGTCGAGAAGGGCGAACTCGACCGGCGGACGAACTACTACGCGCTGACGCCGAAAGGCCGACGCGCGCTCCAGCGTCGCCAGGAGTGGGTCGACCAGTACGTCGACGTGTAA
- a CDS encoding NUDIX hydrolase, giving the protein MPTDPLAWDTRERRVAYSCPGFDVVNESVQLPDGTESEFDYLSDAPSVCILPFTPDGDVVCIEEWRQAVSRISRGLPVGGVEPDDDGLEAAARRELAEETGYEATELEPLVTVEPANGIADSVLHFFVADGCRPTAEQRLDHNESIRPMELPLEELIDAVVTGEIRDGRTVLAVSYYRLLNPDRGID; this is encoded by the coding sequence ATGCCAACCGATCCACTGGCCTGGGACACTCGCGAGCGTCGAGTAGCCTACTCCTGTCCGGGGTTCGATGTCGTTAACGAGTCCGTTCAACTCCCCGACGGCACGGAATCCGAGTTCGATTACCTCTCGGACGCCCCGAGCGTCTGCATCCTGCCGTTCACGCCCGACGGCGACGTCGTCTGCATCGAGGAGTGGCGGCAAGCCGTCTCCCGAATCAGCCGCGGACTCCCCGTCGGCGGGGTCGAACCCGATGACGACGGTCTCGAGGCCGCGGCCCGGAGAGAACTCGCCGAAGAGACCGGGTACGAGGCCACGGAACTCGAGCCGCTGGTGACCGTCGAGCCGGCCAACGGGATCGCGGACTCCGTGTTGCACTTCTTCGTCGCCGACGGGTGCCGCCCGACCGCCGAGCAGCGACTCGATCACAACGAGAGCATTCGTCCGATGGAACTCCCCCTCGAGGAACTGATCGATGCCGTGGTCACCGGCGAGATCCGCGACGGTCGGACGGTGCTCGCCGTCTCGTATTATCGACTACTCAATCCGGATCGCGGTATCGACTGA
- a CDS encoding HVO_0649 family zinc finger protein has translation MSTYRSPFERLREKYDESELRCPACGYTDADGGWRVTTSGGRVRYQFVCPACDAIETRELRLER, from the coding sequence ATGTCAACGTACCGTTCGCCGTTCGAGCGGCTCCGGGAGAAGTACGACGAATCAGAGCTCCGCTGTCCGGCGTGTGGGTATACCGACGCCGACGGTGGATGGCGCGTGACCACCTCGGGTGGGCGGGTCCGGTATCAGTTCGTCTGTCCGGCTTGCGACGCAATCGAAACGCGGGAACTACGACTCGAGCGGTGA
- a CDS encoding bacterio-opsin activator domain-containing protein: protein MDDVDAEHGRSADDAVGAARALEHVVDPVVAVADGTVTYANAAARDAFGIGDADRDAATALGTRWDRLAAAIGETTVGTARRVDLEGDRDGARVHRGADGATITFDRGAVGSHGDADEDSLADPAEPTADASDRLTKDRAIEEAPVGITISDPDREDNPLVYTNDAYEAITGYEFDEVVGRNCRFLQGPESDEETIAEMAAAIDEERPITVELKNYRKDGTEFWNEVTIAPVRDEDGRVTNYVGFQNDVTARKEAELALEERTAELEYLLDRVEGLIQDVTAVVAGSTDRSTLESEVCARIAAEDAYDGAWIGERNPATGAIDVRSSAGTDPGRDAIETGGDHPAVETLETGEPVVDTVEGATHAAFPLSYNGIEYGVLTIRTNRDRTVDDRETVILSALARAVASGVNARETSRVLETDAVVAVELDLTDRALAPVALSTEADCRLEYRRSVHRTDDETASLFTVTGASADELTAAAAALPDIDCRVIVERDEECLIELTGADDLVGWLSERGARTQAIESEDGRARVTLEIPRSANVRSVVEAVEDRYAGTDVVSFQQRDRDGETREEFAAGLEAALTDRQFGALQRAYLGGYFEWPRPTTGEELAQTMGVSRPTFHEHLRTAEAKLCRAFFGDA, encoded by the coding sequence ATGGATGATGTCGACGCGGAGCACGGTCGATCCGCCGACGACGCCGTCGGAGCGGCGCGTGCGCTCGAGCACGTGGTCGATCCGGTCGTGGCGGTCGCCGACGGCACGGTGACGTACGCGAACGCCGCCGCCCGCGACGCCTTCGGGATCGGCGACGCCGACCGCGACGCGGCGACCGCACTCGGCACCCGCTGGGATCGGCTCGCGGCGGCGATCGGCGAGACGACTGTCGGTACCGCTCGCCGAGTCGATCTCGAAGGGGATCGTGACGGCGCACGGGTCCACCGCGGTGCCGACGGCGCGACGATCACGTTCGATCGCGGCGCGGTCGGCTCCCACGGCGACGCTGACGAGGACTCGCTCGCGGACCCTGCCGAACCGACGGCGGACGCGAGCGACCGACTGACGAAAGACCGCGCGATCGAGGAGGCACCCGTCGGGATCACCATCTCCGATCCGGACCGCGAGGACAATCCGCTGGTCTATACCAACGATGCCTACGAAGCGATTACCGGCTACGAGTTCGACGAGGTCGTCGGTCGGAACTGCCGGTTCCTGCAAGGTCCCGAGTCGGACGAGGAGACGATCGCCGAGATGGCGGCCGCGATCGACGAAGAGCGGCCGATCACCGTCGAACTGAAGAACTACCGCAAGGACGGCACCGAGTTCTGGAACGAGGTGACGATCGCCCCCGTCCGAGACGAGGACGGCCGCGTGACTAACTACGTCGGCTTCCAGAACGATGTCACCGCACGCAAGGAAGCGGAACTCGCGCTCGAAGAGCGGACCGCGGAACTCGAGTACCTCCTCGATCGCGTCGAGGGGCTGATTCAGGACGTCACCGCCGTCGTCGCCGGTTCGACCGATCGCTCGACGCTCGAGTCCGAGGTCTGTGCTCGGATCGCGGCCGAAGACGCCTACGACGGGGCCTGGATCGGCGAGCGCAACCCCGCGACCGGCGCGATCGACGTTCGCTCGAGCGCCGGGACCGATCCCGGGCGCGACGCCATCGAGACGGGTGGTGACCATCCCGCCGTCGAAACGCTCGAAACGGGTGAGCCGGTCGTCGATACCGTCGAGGGGGCGACTCACGCCGCGTTCCCGCTCTCGTACAACGGGATCGAGTACGGCGTCCTGACGATTCGAACGAATCGGGATCGAACCGTCGACGACCGCGAAACGGTGATCCTCTCCGCGCTCGCCCGTGCGGTCGCGAGCGGGGTCAACGCCCGCGAGACCAGCCGCGTGCTCGAGACTGACGCCGTCGTCGCCGTCGAACTCGACCTGACGGATCGAGCCCTCGCGCCTGTCGCCCTCTCCACCGAAGCGGACTGCCGGCTCGAGTACCGGCGGTCGGTCCACCGGACCGACGACGAGACGGCATCACTGTTTACCGTCACCGGTGCAAGCGCGGACGAACTCACCGCGGCCGCCGCGGCGCTACCGGATATCGATTGCCGAGTCATCGTCGAACGAGACGAGGAGTGTCTGATCGAACTGACCGGTGCGGACGACCTCGTCGGCTGGCTCTCCGAGCGCGGCGCCCGCACCCAGGCGATCGAAAGCGAGGACGGTCGAGCGCGCGTCACCCTCGAGATCCCCCGGTCTGCGAACGTCCGCTCGGTCGTCGAAGCCGTCGAGGATCGCTACGCGGGAACCGACGTCGTCTCGTTCCAGCAGCGCGACCGCGACGGCGAGACCCGCGAGGAGTTCGCCGCCGGACTCGAGGCGGCGCTGACCGACCGCCAGTTCGGCGCGTTACAGCGGGCCTACCTCGGCGGCTACTTCGAGTGGCCCCGGCCGACGACGGGCGAGGAACTCGCCCAGACGATGGGCGTCTCGCGGCCGACCTTCCACGAGCACCTGCGGACGGCCGAGGCGAAACTGTGCCGAGCGTTCTTCGGCGATGCATAG
- a CDS encoding DUF1328 family protein, whose amino-acid sequence MLALATPLQTGGGFLYWAIIFFVLAIVAAAVGARGVAGISMEIARIFVLIFIILAVVALLL is encoded by the coding sequence ATGCTCGCGCTCGCAACGCCGCTTCAGACCGGTGGTGGGTTCCTGTACTGGGCGATCATCTTCTTCGTCCTCGCGATCGTTGCCGCCGCAGTCGGTGCCCGCGGCGTCGCCGGGATCTCGATGGAGATTGCGCGGATCTTCGTGTTGATCTTCATCATCCTCGCGGTGGTCGCACTCCTGTTGTGA
- a CDS encoding aldehyde ferredoxin oxidoreductase family protein — protein sequence MTELGGFQDRVARIDLSDGDIAYESIDDEDAEKYIGARGLGVKYVFDQGPDVDPMGPENLLAFMNGPLSGTQVTMSGRIAVCTKSPLTGTVTDSHHGGWSGARLKWAGFDGLCFEGQADEPVYAVVEDGEVELRDASHLWGEGFHDTRDAIEEEVEGSYGKNLSIMGIGPGGENGVKYACIMNEDDRASGRGGTGCVMGSKNLKAVVVKSTTKMPKPADSETFKEGHQQAMQAITESEVTAPNEGGLSMYGTNVLMNIGEEMDGLPTKNGRYTSTEAMRDAEGADIDAERVSGENVRENILVDEPTCHSCPVACKKEVEVTKMHKGEEMNVRTESYEYESAYALGPNSGHTDRDAVALMIDRCNDMGVDTIDAGNMMAMAMEMSEEGKLEEGDLEWGDTETMIDMIERIAHREDDLADLLAEGPKRVADAKDAEENSLAVKGQTIAAYDPRCLKGMGIGYATSNRGACHLRGYTPAAEILGIPEKVDPYEYEGKGELTAQFQDLHAISDSFDICKFNAFAEGIEEYVLQYNGMTGRDVGEEELLEAGERVYNLERYYNNLNGFDGTDDSLPARFLEDGIRGQGASEGEYCELDEMKAEYYDYRGWVDGVVPDEKLDELGIDLGPGTGVSGDTGAAVSSDD from the coding sequence ATGACAGAACTCGGCGGATTTCAAGACAGGGTCGCCCGCATCGATCTCTCGGACGGGGACATCGCGTACGAGTCGATCGACGACGAGGACGCGGAGAAGTATATCGGTGCGCGGGGACTCGGGGTAAAGTACGTCTTCGACCAGGGGCCGGACGTCGATCCGATGGGGCCCGAGAACCTGCTCGCGTTCATGAACGGGCCGCTGTCGGGCACGCAGGTCACGATGAGCGGCCGGATCGCCGTCTGTACGAAGTCGCCGCTGACCGGCACCGTCACCGACAGCCACCACGGCGGCTGGTCCGGCGCTCGGCTCAAATGGGCCGGCTTCGACGGCCTGTGCTTCGAGGGGCAGGCTGACGAGCCGGTATACGCCGTCGTCGAGGACGGCGAGGTCGAACTCCGGGACGCCTCCCACCTCTGGGGGGAAGGGTTCCACGACACGCGCGACGCGATCGAAGAAGAGGTCGAGGGGTCCTACGGCAAGAACCTGAGCATCATGGGGATCGGCCCCGGCGGCGAGAACGGCGTCAAGTACGCCTGTATCATGAACGAGGACGACCGGGCCTCGGGTCGGGGCGGCACGGGCTGCGTAATGGGGTCGAAGAACCTCAAGGCCGTCGTCGTCAAGTCCACGACGAAGATGCCGAAACCGGCCGACTCGGAAACCTTCAAGGAAGGTCATCAGCAGGCGATGCAGGCCATCACCGAGTCGGAAGTCACCGCACCCAACGAGGGGGGCCTCTCGATGTACGGGACGAACGTCCTGATGAACATCGGCGAGGAGATGGACGGCCTCCCGACGAAAAACGGCCGCTACACCTCGACCGAAGCCATGCGCGACGCGGAGGGCGCCGACATCGACGCCGAGCGCGTCTCCGGCGAGAACGTCCGCGAGAACATCCTCGTCGACGAGCCGACCTGTCACTCCTGTCCGGTCGCCTGCAAGAAGGAAGTCGAGGTGACGAAGATGCACAAGGGCGAGGAGATGAACGTTCGCACCGAGTCCTACGAGTACGAGTCGGCCTACGCGCTCGGCCCCAACTCCGGGCACACCGACCGCGACGCCGTCGCGCTGATGATCGACCGCTGTAACGACATGGGTGTCGACACTATCGACGCGGGCAACATGATGGCGATGGCCATGGAAATGTCCGAGGAGGGCAAACTCGAGGAAGGCGACCTCGAGTGGGGCGACACCGAGACGATGATCGACATGATCGAGCGGATCGCCCACCGCGAGGACGACCTCGCCGACTTGCTCGCGGAGGGACCGAAGCGCGTCGCCGACGCGAAAGACGCCGAGGAGAACTCGCTCGCCGTCAAGGGCCAGACCATCGCGGCCTACGACCCGCGCTGTCTGAAGGGCATGGGCATCGGCTACGCCACCTCGAACCGCGGGGCCTGCCACCTGCGGGGCTACACGCCCGCCGCTGAAATCCTCGGCATCCCCGAGAAGGTCGACCCCTACGAGTACGAGGGCAAGGGGGAACTCACCGCTCAGTTCCAGGACCTCCACGCCATCAGCGACTCCTTCGACATCTGCAAGTTCAACGCATTCGCCGAAGGAATCGAGGAGTACGTCCTGCAATACAACGGGATGACCGGCCGCGACGTCGGCGAGGAGGAACTGCTCGAGGCCGGCGAACGCGTCTACAACCTCGAACGCTACTACAACAACCTCAACGGCTTCGACGGGACCGACGACTCGCTGCCCGCGCGCTTCCTCGAGGACGGCATTCGCGGACAGGGAGCCAGCGAGGGCGAGTACTGCGAACTCGACGAGATGAAAGCGGAGTACTACGACTACCGCGGCTGGGTCGACGGCGTCGTCCCCGACGAAAAACTCGACGAACTCGGGATCGATCTCGGGCCGGGCACCGGCGTCAGCGGCGACACCGGTGCGGCGGTCTCGAGCGACGACTGA
- a CDS encoding helix-turn-helix domain-containing protein: protein MSATNSTTRNRGWQNDDAVDPQTVIAALDDDDCRAILEATTEEPLTATELSEQCDIPMSTAYRKVEMLTEAELVDERVRINTSGKHATEYCKSFDNVLVSVVGGGVEIEMTKSDGETDSSATYAVADD, encoded by the coding sequence ATGTCCGCAACAAACTCCACTACCCGAAACCGAGGGTGGCAGAACGACGATGCCGTCGACCCGCAGACGGTCATCGCCGCACTGGACGACGACGACTGTCGAGCCATCCTCGAGGCGACGACCGAGGAGCCCCTCACGGCGACGGAACTCTCCGAGCAGTGTGACATTCCGATGTCGACTGCCTACCGCAAGGTCGAGATGCTGACCGAGGCCGAACTGGTCGACGAGCGAGTTCGGATCAACACCTCCGGCAAGCACGCGACCGAGTACTGCAAGAGCTTCGACAACGTGCTCGTCTCCGTCGTCGGCGGGGGGGTCGAGATCGAGATGACGAAATCGGATGGCGAGACCGACTCGAGCGCTACGTACGCCGTCGCCGACGACTGA
- a CDS encoding helix-turn-helix domain-containing protein yields MASGIRAEVKIDDPPDCVVAQTSAETGGRVHSVSRSTNPAAPERVTEEFMLEAESSPDEFDVDADLSPIFSYGSSTVYRFERALGSGCPCECIERHDCPVIDIRTRGASLYLTFHAPDMHGLQAIIGELRERYANLDVQRLLQSQQDHDERNLVFVDRSTLTDRQTEVLETAHRMGYFEHPKRANAGEVAAELGITGTTFTEHLAAAQTKLLDAILDHE; encoded by the coding sequence ATGGCTTCGGGGATACGCGCGGAGGTGAAGATCGACGACCCGCCCGACTGCGTCGTCGCGCAGACCTCCGCCGAGACGGGCGGTCGGGTCCACTCCGTCTCGCGGAGCACCAACCCCGCCGCGCCCGAGCGCGTGACCGAGGAGTTCATGCTCGAGGCGGAGTCCTCTCCCGACGAGTTCGACGTCGACGCGGACCTCTCGCCGATCTTTTCGTACGGCTCGAGCACGGTCTACCGGTTCGAGCGCGCGCTCGGCAGCGGCTGCCCCTGCGAGTGTATCGAGCGACACGACTGTCCGGTCATCGACATTCGGACGCGAGGTGCGTCGCTGTATCTGACCTTTCACGCGCCGGATATGCACGGACTGCAGGCCATTATCGGCGAGTTACGCGAGCGCTACGCGAATCTCGACGTCCAGCGACTGCTGCAGTCCCAGCAGGATCACGACGAACGAAACCTCGTCTTCGTCGACCGAAGCACGCTGACCGATCGCCAGACCGAGGTCCTCGAGACGGCCCACCGGATGGGCTACTTCGAACACCCCAAACGGGCCAACGCCGGCGAGGTCGCCGCGGAACTCGGGATTACCGGGACGACGTTCACCGAACACCTCGCGGCGGCCCAGACGAAGCTCCTGGACGCAATTTTGGATCATGAGTGA
- a CDS encoding FmdB family zinc ribbon protein, translated as MSRYEFTCPECGQEIEVNESMREATLTHGCPVCAASVTSADFVAEQQTN; from the coding sequence ATGAGTAGATACGAGTTCACGTGCCCGGAGTGCGGGCAGGAGATCGAAGTCAACGAATCGATGCGCGAGGCCACGCTCACCCACGGCTGTCCGGTCTGTGCGGCGTCGGTCACGTCCGCGGATTTCGTCGCAGAACAGCAGACGAACTGA